The Spiroplasma citri genome has a segment encoding these proteins:
- a CDS encoding phage tail tape measure protein, producing MTVDTAKYAGELKKTSKEIGITAENLQIFRYIAKRTGITSEELEKSFKKLRQGISAISYGISNETTEAFNKLEINIKNNEGSLKDTGTIFLELKKSLEQISDETEKNNLIMDIFGSKLGKNLIPMLALSDEEIKKMTNNIKDLGIVSNENVDKTTLLNKKWNEFKHVINITKMNLAPALLPVFESLVSFLEVSLIPINY from the coding sequence ATAACTGTTGATACCGCCAAATATGCTGGTGAGCTTAAAAAAACATCAAAAGAAATCGGTATCACAGCAGAAAACTTACAAATATTTCGTTATATTGCAAAAAGAACTGGAATTACTAGCGAAGAATTAGAAAAGAGTTTTAAAAAATTACGACAAGGTATTAGTGCTATTTCTTATGGAATATCAAATGAAACAACAGAAGCTTTTAATAAATTAGAAATTAATATTAAAAATAATGAGGGATCTTTAAAAGATACAGGAACTATTTTTTTAGAATTAAAAAAATCATTAGAACAAATAAGTGATGAAACTGAAAAAAATAATTTAATAATGGATATTTTTGGTTCTAAGTTAGGAAAAAACCTTATTCCAATGCTTGCCTTATCAGATGAAGAAATTAAAAAAATGACAAACAACATTAAAGATTTAGGTATTGTTTCAAATGAAAATGTTGACAAAACAACACTATTAAATAAAAAATGAAATGAATTTAAACATGTTATTAATATTACAAAAATGAATTTAGCACCCGCCCTATTACCCGTGTTTGAGTCTTTGGTTTCTTTTTTAGAAGTCAGTTTAATACCAATTAATTATTAA
- a CDS encoding coiled-coil domain-containing protein codes for MGVGSSTKNHWNDEIIAIREDKKEIINKLKNNTLNSEILKQIQELKEEISELTKEINVEKNPFDELVKNYPEVISQILQTPDYKLMIDYLDELSNIVLEINKTQQEAEEKARQKAKEELLKLEIKKDKNIYQGNRTKLIILGVDFEKGSLFYKDNCIVENYKIFLDIYTPQLSTFNAYNYYNLNVEIEDIVCILNNENQLYIGIITHIEKNKDENLYTFTTKNIESIFDFKIYNIYKNKSWYTFLTLIKIIYNNLPFIKLNKKINDENNNNPKFFEENEEKEFNCYQFINKIFKITNIFLKFNIDLKNFILNCDICKEGQEDIKLNNYKVKDNIKCITNIEIEELNQKSINRIDFYQKNNSNKYKRAILLKNNEISFDEKNNNLQNNLIKNKIYEL; via the coding sequence ATGGGTGTAGGAAGTTCAACAAAAAACCACTGAAATGACGAAATAATTGCAATTAGAGAAGATAAAAAAGAAATTATTAATAAGTTAAAAAACAATACTTTAAATTCAGAAATTTTAAAACAAATCCAAGAATTAAAAGAAGAAATATCAGAATTAACAAAAGAAATTAATGTTGAAAAAAATCCTTTTGATGAACTTGTGAAAAATTATCCTGAAGTTATTTCACAAATCTTACAAACGCCTGATTATAAATTAATGATTGATTATCTTGATGAATTATCTAATATTGTGCTTGAAATTAATAAAACACAACAAGAAGCAGAAGAAAAAGCAAGACAAAAAGCAAAAGAAGAATTATTAAAATTAGAAATTAAAAAAGATAAAAATATTTATCAAGGTAATAGAACTAAATTAATTATATTAGGAGTTGATTTTGAAAAAGGATCTTTATTTTATAAAGATAATTGTATTGTTGAAAATTATAAGATATTTTTAGATATTTATACCCCGCAACTATCAACTTTTAATGCTTATAATTATTATAATCTTAATGTTGAAATTGAAGACATTGTTTGTATTTTGAATAACGAAAATCAATTATATATTGGAATTATTACTCATATTGAAAAAAACAAAGATGAAAATTTATATACCTTTACTACTAAAAATATTGAATCTATTTTTGATTTTAAAATTTACAACATATATAAAAATAAAAGTTGATATACTTTTCTTACTTTAATAAAAATTATTTATAACAATCTTCCCTTTATTAAACTTAATAAAAAAATTAATGATGAAAATAATAATAATCCTAAATTTTTTGAAGAAAATGAAGAAAAAGAATTTAATTGTTATCAATTTATTAACAAAATATTTAAAATAACAAATATATTTTTAAAATTTAATATTGATTTAAAAAATTTTATTTTAAATTGTGACATTTGCAAAGAAGGACAAGAAGATATCAAATTAAATAATTATAAAGTAAAAGATAATATTAAATGTATTACAAATATAGAAATTGAAGAATTAAACCAAAAAAGTATCAACAGAATTGATTTTTACCAAAAAAATAACTCAAACAAATATAAAAGAGCAATTTTATTAAAAAATAATGAAATCTCTTTTGATGAAAAAAACAATAATTTACAAAATAATTTAATTAAAAATAAAATTTATGAATTATAA
- a CDS encoding ABC transporter permease — protein sequence MTGFKLLFKNNFKNTVKNKIQFIGLVVLVFLTSFIFTIIAVSKQRVENNYSSFISEQLSNQHDFVVSFANSTYVKNSNREPDQFEKITDSGIRQNAILEFVKEQLKNRDEHFIYNRVEARTFTLGNNKVIKAVTLNLHQEIDKFIVANGMPLSVYTKYLLSINQETMHWIYLTPEFARKNNIKINDIIRLQPDRYGTTIKVADSELKDVDLTPYEKEDINKWLPKSPYANENWFRVVGFGQSADYVTPIIDAVHPFPNMKNEGIAYLDPRLFGLVEDTAGNKYPVTKLDLTKQILIPKSQLEREVYYVGKFQQTKVEQMRNNYSQTINNYLNTNQGKHIGLHGYYVKTLSTGLPIATFRTDNRYEFAKRITYFTSTLNAFISCSYILITILLIISFFVLILVVHRQIDATGPQNGLLRALGYRRRVLTFSYISYPLMIALIGGIVGYGMGISGQFTVKYLFGSYFNLPYGNFVFAPLALVTCVLFIFALLTCVTMISGTIIMVSRTPLQLIRKEKTVSYGRFKKIVYKMFAIRKTFDARFQAVQLSNSIGKMVGVSLTMIISTIMITMSTTIPIILQNNIRYSYEGDNYKTLVEYNSPIYNLPTSFLRTYDPSKKPWDSKKSLLINTNMTTDVNQYLTDFETGQINSENFAPTYQADDMRSLLYRNISKEFLQSNKLTSTNPDLSKAICSTTWGDYNDFGLNLLTKSTIEKYLRTTETAREHIDMLEKSRLFYWKYRETVGLNIKRADYFDSRGNLNLNDKLGKNIFTQSDYKRDFGEGNPTITLANNYFRPALEQPLSVSFYDVLDSATGNEFNTRLKKPMYDLYNWIYAYFVENVNQCFIQGVYSRSPQTVRLKMQQAFNQNNGNFNLTFGVIPFNPLTDDRGTMINAELNSIEFKIYGINHTFKNQALTNKNNANLNEKLFTASNNIVLNETLAKRLNFTVGDQISPRLIRKALVASEQDATSDQILQAWDASDITGNNTQAQGRVGKLMFNGDNKYKNKVLKDGNNEYVLESKIDALDPNFTKPSILNDKIVNRSYRVSNETKNESFTVVGITNQYGSPRAWINENRAQQLLGYDKTRNYLLQLFLNEWTNSFIKNNDKLAPSKRKSLELLEKFIKEHSSTPVDKLWDEFVKYWKAHQSAVNCIAVFENEYPIFNYKISNSSKIDDIETGLGTSQLFGDYSFYGLNAGIRSEISYPPYANSTFSSLMPIAEAQAILGNISKAVNGIIFFIIGISFVLSFMIIILTSNIVIAENQTIIATMKVLGYRNRYITKLVIGMYIPIIVIMTIAGFGFGWLFLIISNMILIRIGIVLPLFMNIMIPIIAIGSGLLLYFIAYLISWFNMNRINPLIAIMNAD from the coding sequence ATGACAGGTTTTAAGTTATTATTTAAAAACAATTTTAAAAACACAGTTAAAAATAAAATTCAATTTATTGGTTTAGTTGTTTTGGTATTTTTAACTAGTTTTATTTTTACAATTATTGCAGTTTCTAAACAACGAGTAGAAAATAATTATAGTAGTTTTATTTCTGAACAATTAAGTAATCAACATGATTTTGTTGTTAGTTTTGCTAATTCCACTTATGTTAAAAATTCAAATAGGGAACCGGATCAGTTTGAAAAAATTACAGATAGTGGGATTCGTCAAAATGCAATTTTAGAATTTGTTAAAGAACAATTAAAGAATAGAGATGAACATTTTATTTATAACCGTGTTGAAGCGCGAACATTTACATTGGGGAATAATAAAGTTATTAAAGCAGTAACATTAAATCTTCATCAAGAAATTGATAAATTTATTGTGGCTAATGGAATGCCATTAAGTGTTTATACGAAATATTTATTATCAATTAACCAAGAAACAATGCATTGGATTTATTTAACCCCTGAGTTTGCTCGCAAAAATAATATTAAAATTAATGATATTATTCGATTACAACCCGATAGGTATGGAACAACAATTAAAGTTGCTGATAGTGAATTAAAAGATGTTGATTTAACTCCATATGAAAAAGAAGATATTAATAAATGATTGCCGAAATCACCATATGCAAATGAAAATTGGTTCCGAGTAGTTGGATTTGGACAATCAGCGGATTATGTTACGCCAATTATTGATGCAGTACATCCATTTCCGAATATGAAAAATGAAGGAATTGCATATTTAGATCCACGATTGTTTGGATTAGTTGAAGATACAGCTGGTAATAAATATCCAGTAACAAAATTAGATTTAACAAAACAAATTTTAATTCCAAAAAGTCAATTAGAGCGAGAAGTTTATTATGTTGGAAAATTTCAACAGACAAAAGTTGAACAAATGCGAAATAATTATAGTCAAACAATCAATAATTATTTAAATACTAATCAGGGCAAACATATTGGTTTACATGGATATTACGTCAAAACATTGTCAACTGGTTTACCAATTGCTACTTTTCGGACAGATAATCGTTATGAATTTGCGAAAAGAATTACATATTTTACATCAACATTAAATGCTTTTATTAGTTGTTCTTATATTTTAATTACGATTTTATTAATTATTTCGTTCTTTGTGTTAATTCTAGTTGTTCACCGGCAAATTGATGCAACTGGACCACAAAATGGATTATTACGAGCATTGGGATATCGACGCCGTGTGTTAACCTTTAGTTATATTTCCTATCCATTAATGATTGCATTAATTGGTGGGATAGTTGGTTATGGAATGGGGATTAGTGGCCAATTTACTGTTAAATATTTATTTGGTTCATATTTTAATTTACCATATGGAAATTTTGTATTTGCACCATTAGCATTAGTAACTTGTGTTTTATTTATTTTCGCTTTGTTAACTTGTGTCACAATGATTAGTGGAACAATTATAATGGTTTCAAGAACACCATTACAATTAATTCGTAAAGAAAAAACAGTTTCATATGGTCGTTTTAAAAAAATTGTTTATAAAATGTTTGCAATTCGTAAAACATTTGATGCACGATTTCAAGCAGTACAATTATCTAATTCAATTGGAAAAATGGTTGGGGTATCTTTAACGATGATTATTAGTACCATTATGATTACGATGTCAACAACAATTCCAATTATCTTACAGAATAATATTCGTTATTCATATGAAGGAGATAATTATAAAACTTTAGTTGAATATAATAGTCCGATTTATAATTTACCAACAAGTTTTTTACGAACATATGATCCAAGTAAAAAGCCATGAGATAGTAAAAAAAGTCTTTTGATTAATACAAATATGACAACAGATGTTAATCAATATCTTACTGACTTTGAAACAGGGCAAATTAATTCCGAAAATTTTGCTCCGACATATCAAGCAGATGATATGCGATCGTTATTATATCGTAATATTTCCAAAGAATTTTTACAAAGTAATAAATTAACTTCAACTAATCCGGATTTATCAAAAGCAATTTGTAGCACAACATGAGGTGACTACAATGATTTTGGTTTAAATCTTTTAACAAAATCAACCATTGAGAAATATTTACGAACAACAGAAACAGCACGGGAACATATTGATATGTTAGAAAAATCTCGATTATTTTATTGAAAATATCGGGAAACTGTTGGATTAAACATTAAACGTGCAGATTATTTTGATTCACGAGGGAATTTAAATTTAAATGATAAGTTAGGGAAAAATATTTTTACCCAGAGTGATTATAAACGAGATTTTGGAGAAGGAAATCCAACGATTACATTAGCAAATAATTATTTTCGTCCAGCATTAGAGCAACCATTGTCTGTATCTTTTTATGATGTTTTAGATTCAGCAACAGGAAATGAATTTAATACACGTTTAAAAAAACCAATGTATGATTTATATAATTGAATTTATGCTTACTTTGTGGAAAATGTTAATCAATGTTTTATTCAAGGAGTATATTCACGTTCTCCACAAACTGTCCGATTAAAAATGCAACAAGCATTTAATCAAAACAATGGTAATTTTAATTTAACCTTTGGAGTAATTCCGTTTAATCCATTAACAGATGATCGGGGGACAATGATTAATGCTGAATTAAATAGTATTGAGTTTAAAATTTACGGAATTAATCACACATTTAAAAATCAAGCATTAACTAATAAAAATAATGCGAATTTAAATGAAAAATTATTTACAGCAAGTAATAATATTGTTTTAAATGAAACATTAGCTAAACGATTAAATTTTACAGTTGGAGATCAAATTAGTCCGCGACTGATTCGCAAAGCGTTAGTTGCTAGTGAACAAGATGCTACTTCGGATCAAATTTTACAAGCTTGAGATGCAAGCGATATAACAGGTAATAATACTCAAGCACAAGGGCGAGTTGGTAAATTAATGTTTAATGGGGATAATAAATATAAAAATAAGGTTTTAAAAGATGGAAATAATGAATATGTTTTAGAAAGTAAAATTGATGCACTTGACCCTAATTTTACAAAACCATCAATTTTAAACGATAAAATTGTTAATAGAAGTTATCGGGTAAGTAATGAAACGAAGAACGAATCCTTTACCGTTGTTGGTATTACTAATCAATATGGTTCACCACGAGCTTGAATTAATGAAAATAGGGCACAACAATTACTAGGATATGATAAAACCCGAAATTATTTATTACAATTATTTTTAAACGAATGAACAAATTCATTTATTAAAAACAATGATAAATTAGCACCATCTAAACGAAAAAGTTTAGAATTATTAGAAAAATTTATTAAAGAGCATTCAAGTACACCTGTTGATAAGTTATGGGATGAGTTTGTTAAATATTGAAAAGCACATCAAAGTGCAGTTAATTGTATTGCTGTATTTGAAAATGAATATCCAATTTTTAATTATAAAATTTCTAATAGTTCCAAAATTGATGATATTGAAACCGGATTAGGAACAAGTCAGTTATTTGGTGACTATAGTTTTTATGGTTTAAATGCTGGTATTAGAAGTGAAATTTCCTATCCACCATATGCAAATAGTACTTTTAGTAGTTTAATGCCAATTGCTGAAGCTCAAGCAATTTTAGGAAATATTTCAAAAGCCGTTAATGGTATTATTTTCTTTATTATTGGTATTTCTTTTGTATTAAGTTTTATGATTATTATTTTAACAAGCAATATTGTTATTGCGGAAAATCAAACAATTATTGCAACAATGAAAGTATTAGGATATCGAAATCGTTATATTACAAAATTAGTTATTGGAATGTATATTCCTATTATTGTAATAATGACAATTGCCGGCTTTGGTTTTGGGTGATTATTTTTAATTATTTCTAACATGATATTAATTCGAATTGGAATAGTTTTACCACTGTTTATGAATATTATGATTCCAATTATTGCAATTGGCAGTGGTTTATTATTATACTTTATTGCATATTTAATTAGTTGATTTAATATGAATCGGATTAATCCATTGATCGCAATTATGAATGCGGATTAA
- a CDS encoding Fic family protein, which translates to MKITIFEILAIIIIKLIHKTKIKDYKINVIWKKIILDDEFATYLIKIVYRSHEIAQKIKQEGLYGEKWKGSINETVNALVYKHSYNDKITANLLFLFECKQKFNNGNKRTALISCILFLKSCGLFFRYTNTVEKEYMNLWEPRMKEIVKIYESRKYLDEIIIEKIEKIIEENVTISYTRY; encoded by the coding sequence ATGAAAATAACAATTTTTGAGATATTAGCTATAATAATAATTAAATTAATTCATAAAACAAAAATTAAAGATTATAAAATTAATGTAATATGAAAAAAGATTATTTTAGATGATGAATTTGCTACTTATTTAATAAAAATAGTTTATAGGTCGCATGAAATAGCACAAAAAATTAAACAAGAAGGATTATATGGCGAAAAATGAAAGGGGTCAATCAATGAAACTGTTAATGCATTAGTGTATAAACATTCCTATAATGATAAGATAACAGCTAATTTATTGTTTTTATTTGAATGTAAACAAAAATTTAACAATGGAAATAAAAGAACTGCACTAATTTCGTGTATATTATTTTTAAAATCTTGTGGTTTATTTTTTAGATATACAAATACTGTTGAAAAAGAATATATGAATTTATGAGAACCACGTATGAAAGAAATAGTTAAAATTTATGAATCAAGAAAATATTTAGATGAAATAATAATTGAAAAAATAGAAAAAATCATTGAAGAAAATGTTACAATATCTTATACAAGGTATTAA
- a CDS encoding Panacea domain-containing protein: MDFVAWEKGPVPISFLNYVEKYKGKFLYFKYLIEDETKTKFYLEDKKNNCKEFSWDYFSEEETKILKYITTIFNEYLGFQKTNDVIEYTHYYSKSWQNAWKKAAKERKKTYDLDFSLDINTDELGESEKDEIIKLYKESKYGN, from the coding sequence ATGGATTTTGTAGCATGAGAAAAGGGCCCTGTTCCTATTAGTTTTTTAAATTATGTAGAAAAATATAAAGGAAAATTTTTATATTTTAAATATTTAATAGAAGATGAAACAAAAACTAAATTTTATTTAGAAGATAAAAAAAATAATTGTAAAGAATTTAGTTGAGATTATTTTTCAGAAGAAGAAACAAAAATATTAAAATATATAACTACTATTTTTAATGAATATTTAGGCTTTCAAAAAACCAATGATGTTATTGAATATACTCATTATTATTCAAAATCTTGGCAAAATGCTTGAAAAAAAGCAGCCAAAGAAAGAAAAAAAACATATGATTTAGATTTTTCGTTAGATATAAACACCGATGAATTAGGTGAATCAGAAAAAGATGAAATAATTAAATTATACAAGGAATCTAAATATGGTAATTAA
- a CDS encoding DNA methyltransferase: MFKTNLGKLINGDALEFIKTLENDSVDLILTDPPYLYNFSKRENEQINEKSNITKSINKYINAIYDNNLHNSFDINTYLDEFYRISKTKFMLIWMNRQQIIDYLDWVRKKDMLYDFILWNKTNPMPTNNHIYQDKEYCMIIYSKKHRIPNYKNDYF; this comes from the coding sequence ATGTTTAAAACAAATTTAGGAAAATTAATAAATGGAGATGCTTTGGAATTTATAAAGACATTAGAAAATGATAGCGTTGATTTAATATTAACTGATCCGCCCTATTTATATAATTTTTCAAAAAGAGAAAACGAACAAATAAATGAAAAAAGCAATATAACCAAAAGCATAAATAAATATATTAATGCTATTTATGATAATAATTTGCATAATTCATTTGATATAAATACTTATTTAGATGAGTTTTATCGAATTTCAAAAACTAAATTTATGTTAATTTGAATGAATAGACAACAAATTATAGATTATTTAGATTGAGTTCGTAAAAAAGATATGCTTTATGATTTTATCCTTTGAAACAAAACAAATCCAATGCCAACTAATAATCATATTTATCAAGATAAAGAATATTGTATGATAATTTATTCTAAAAAACATCGAATTCCGAATTATAAAAATGATTATTTTTAG
- a CDS encoding phage distal tail protein domain-containing protein has product MYNLPFRTFKISNNKDNLINLCDLDNIIILSFNGLNINFDNNYLNIDNNFILNNSKHSLNQINFKLLFISPNPYGKFNDFINKLNINLDNKSYPFLLFYSFWINEKTKLEYYCEVIIKSIIKTELNNNNDLEVDFILEQLTNWKKEEDKLFEIKPNKTSGKIYNEHNNKYYFKLNRIKYANQYNEKTKISNNSYLASDTLITINGPTKEPYLKLENINGKVISELKINAEINENEKIIIDSRLKTQSIIKVDLKTEKSYNIYQYQDFKYTNFIQIPPGNYHILYSSNLSKDKQVGNINIKKFEEYILI; this is encoded by the coding sequence ATGTATAATTTACCATTTAGAACTTTTAAAATTAGTAATAATAAAGATAATTTAATTAATTTATGTGATTTAGATAATATCATTATTTTATCATTTAATGGATTAAATATTAATTTTGATAATAATTATTTAAACATCGATAATAATTTTATTTTAAATAATAGTAAGCATTCTTTAAATCAAATAAATTTTAAATTATTATTTATAAGTCCAAACCCCTATGGTAAATTTAATGATTTTATTAATAAATTAAATATTAATTTAGATAATAAATCTTACCCCTTTTTATTATTTTATAGTTTTTGAATAAATGAGAAAACAAAATTGGAATATTATTGTGAAGTAATTATTAAAAGTATTATTAAAACAGAATTGAATAATAATAATGATTTAGAGGTTGATTTTATTTTAGAACAATTAACTAACTGAAAAAAAGAAGAAGATAAATTATTTGAAATTAAACCAAATAAAACAAGCGGAAAAATATACAATGAGCATAATAACAAATATTATTTTAAGTTAAATCGCATTAAATATGCCAATCAATATAATGAAAAAACTAAAATTAGTAATAATAGTTATTTAGCATCAGATACTCTAATAACAATCAATGGCCCCACAAAAGAGCCGTATTTAAAATTAGAAAATATTAATGGTAAAGTAATAAGTGAACTTAAAATTAATGCTGAAATAAATGAAAATGAAAAAATAATAATAGATAGTAGATTAAAAACTCAAAGCATTATAAAAGTTGATTTAAAAACCGAAAAATCATACAACATATATCAATATCAAGATTTTAAATATACTAATTTTATTCAAATTCCACCAGGAAACTATCATATTTTATATTCTTCTAACCTTTCAAAAGACAAACAAGTTGGAAATATTAATATTAAAAAATTTGAAGAATATATTTTAATTTAG